A single Pan troglodytes isolate AG18354 chromosome X, NHGRI_mPanTro3-v2.0_pri, whole genome shotgun sequence DNA region contains:
- the OR13H1 gene encoding olfactory receptor 13H1, protein MAMDNVTAVFQFLLIGISNYPQWRDTFFTLVLIIYLSTLLGNGFMIFLIHFDPNLHTPIYFFLSNLSFLDLCYGTASMPQALVHCFSTHPYLSYPRCLAQTSVSLALATAECLLLAAMAYDCVVAISNPLRYSVVMNGPVCVCLAATSWGTSLVLTAMLILSLRLHVCGANVINHFACEILSLIKLTCSDTSLNEFMILITSIFTLLLPFGFVLLSYIRIAMAIIRIRSPQGRLKAFTTCGSHLTVVTILYGAAISMYMKTQSKSSPDQDKFISVFYGALTPMLNPLIYSLRKKDVKRAIRKVMLKRT, encoded by the coding sequence ATGGCCATGGACAATGTCACAGCAGTGTTTCAGTTTCTCCTTATTGGCATTTCCAACTATCCTCAATGGAGAGACACGTTTTTCACATTAGTGCTGATAATTTACCTCAGCACATTGTTGGGGAATGGATTTATGATCTTTCTTATTCACTTTGACCCCAACCTCCACACTCCAATCTACTTCTTCCTTAGTAACCTGTCTTTCTTAGACCTTTGTTATGGAACAGCTTCCATGCCCCAGGCTTTGGTGCATTGTTTCTCTACTCATCCCTACCTCTCTTATCCCCGATGTTTGGCTCAAACGAGTGTCTCCTTGGCTTTGGCCACAGCAGAGTGCCTCCTACTGGCTGCCATGGCCTATGACTGTGTGGTTGCTATCAGCAATCCCCTGCGTTATTCAGTGGTTATGAATGGCCCAGTGTGTGTCTGCTTGGCTGCTACCTCATGGGGGACATCACTTGTGCTCACTGCCATGCTCATCCTATCCCTGAGGCTTCATGTCTGTGGGGCTAATGTCATCAACCATTTTGCCTGTGAGATACTCTCCCTCATTAAGCTGACCTGTTCTGATACCAGCCTCAATGAATTTATGATCCTCATCACCAGTATCTTCACCCTGCTGCTACCATTTGGGTTTGTTCTCCTCTCCTACATACGAATTGCTATGGCTATCATAAGGATTCGCTCACCCCAGGGCAGGCTCAAGGCCTTTACCACATGTGGCTCTCACCTGACCGTGGTGACAATCCTCTATGGGGCAGCCATCTCCATGTATATGAAAACTCAGTCCAAGTCCTCCCCTGACCAGGACAAGTTTATCTCAGTGTTTTATGGAGCTTTGACACCCATGTTGAACCCCCTGATATATAGCCtgagaaaaaaagatgttaaacGGGCAATAAGGAAAGTTATGTTGAAAAGGACATGA